Proteins encoded together in one Dechloromonas sp. HYN0024 window:
- a CDS encoding amino acid aminotransferase, which translates to MSSSIFAAVEMAPRDPILGLNEAFNADARTTKVNLGVGVYFDDNGKIPLLAAVKASEDARVKAALPRGYQPIEGNPAYNTAVQNLLLGKDSALIANGQVITAQALGGTGALKIGADYLKRLNPAAKVYISDPSWENHRALFESAGFEVETYPYYDAATRGVNFAGMKACLNSLPAGSIILLHACCHNPTGADLSDAQWGEVVAICQERGLVPFLDMAYQGFADGIDADAVAVRAFSASGLQFFASSSFSKNFSLYGERVGALSIVTAAKEESGRVMSQLKRVIRTNYSNPPTHGGALVAGVLASAELRQMWEAELAGMRDRIRAMRTGLVDAIKAQGVAQDFSFVAQQRGMFSYTGLSVAQVDRMREEFGIYAVSTGRICLAALNTKNLDYVAKAIAAVTKA; encoded by the coding sequence ATGTCCTCTTCGATCTTCGCTGCGGTGGAAATGGCCCCGCGCGATCCTATCCTCGGTCTGAACGAAGCTTTCAATGCCGATGCGCGCACCACCAAGGTCAATCTCGGCGTCGGTGTTTATTTCGACGACAACGGCAAGATCCCCCTGCTGGCCGCCGTCAAGGCCTCCGAGGATGCTCGCGTTAAAGCCGCCCTGCCCCGTGGCTACCAGCCGATCGAAGGCAACCCGGCCTACAACACCGCCGTGCAGAACCTGCTGCTCGGCAAGGACTCCGCCCTCATCGCCAACGGTCAGGTCATCACCGCCCAGGCTCTCGGCGGCACCGGCGCCCTGAAAATCGGTGCCGATTACCTCAAGCGCCTCAACCCGGCCGCCAAGGTCTACATCAGCGACCCGTCCTGGGAAAACCATCGCGCCCTGTTCGAGTCGGCTGGTTTCGAAGTTGAAACCTACCCGTACTACGACGCTGCCACCCGTGGCGTCAATTTTGCCGGCATGAAGGCCTGCCTGAACAGCCTGCCCGCCGGTTCGATCATCCTGCTGCACGCCTGCTGCCACAACCCGACCGGAGCCGACCTGAGCGACGCCCAGTGGGGGGAAGTCGTTGCCATTTGCCAGGAACGCGGCCTGGTGCCCTTCCTCGACATGGCCTACCAGGGCTTTGCCGATGGCATCGATGCTGACGCCGTCGCCGTCCGTGCCTTCTCGGCTTCCGGCCTGCAATTCTTCGCCTCCAGCTCGTTCTCCAAGAACTTCTCGCTGTACGGCGAGCGCGTCGGTGCGCTGTCCATCGTGACCGCTGCCAAGGAGGAGTCTGGCCGCGTCATGTCGCAACTCAAGCGCGTCATCCGCACCAACTACTCCAACCCGCCGACCCACGGTGGCGCTCTGGTCGCCGGCGTCCTCGCCTCGGCCGAACTGCGTCAGATGTGGGAAGCCGAACTGGCCGGCATGCGTGACCGCATCCGTGCCATGCGTACTGGTCTGGTCGATGCCATCAAGGCACAGGGCGTGGCGCAGGACTTCTCCTTCGTCGCCCAGCAGCGCGGCATGTTCTCCTACACCGGCCTGAGCGTTGCCCAGGTTGATCGCATGCGCGAAGAGTTCGGCATCTACGCCGTGTCCACCGGCCGTATCTGTCTGGCCGCCCTGAACACCAAGAACCTCGACTACGTGGCCAAGGCCATCGCCGCCGTCACCAAGGCCTGA
- a CDS encoding Rne/Rng family ribonuclease produces the protein MKRMLFNATQAEELRVAIVDGQKLIDLDIESAAKEQRKSNIYKGVITRIEPSLEACFVDYGADRHGFLPFKEVSRAFFQPGTEVGRARIQDALKEGQELIVQVDKDERGNKGAALTTYVSLAGRYLVLMPNNPRGGGVSRRVDGDERAELRDVMDQLEVPNGMSLIARTAAIGRQAEELQWDLNYLLQLWTAIDGAAQQQSGAFLIYLEGSLVIRAIRDYFQPDIGEILIDTDEVYEQARAFMGTVMPGNVNRVKRYRDDVPLFSRFQIEHQIETAFARQVNLPSGGAIVIDHTEALVAVDVNSGRSTKGSDIEETALKTNQEAADELARQLRLRDLGGLIVIDFIDMESQKNQRDVENRLRDGLRFDRARVQMGKISRFGLMELSRQRLRPALAETSYIPCPRCTGTGHIRSTESAALHILRILEEESMKENTGAVHVQVPVDVATFLLNEKRPDIQAIELRHKVTILLIPNIHLETPAHTITRLRHDDLNQDDLREPSYRMVDMPIEEAIKQATQQEAAKPRQEAAIKGISPDQPAPILPEKAEAPVAAPVQPEAGLFSKIFSWFRSPAKPVEPVVAPEPAKKPREGRGDNRRDRDGRRGGRNGNKRDEERGERNNKDRGNRNERNVEKAPADDAAAAGHGERQERRPRGERKGRGERPQAESNESKLNQQAASADASANVAPLAGNGSPDAAGSEEQGNRRRGRRGGRGRGERRNETETATPVVDSAETVAAPVQAMTEAVSQEPVVVVIPAPEPAPLAVAVVESVAPVAPVADVAPIIAEPVAVAPVIVIEAAPVDVAPVEPAPVEPAHVETVTVSTPVIATPVVEPVAAPEPVDIASALAESGLVLVQTSAASIAVAPAEPPVKLGRPRKPKAVVTDGEPLMMVETGK, from the coding sequence ATGAAACGCATGCTATTCAATGCGACACAGGCGGAAGAACTCCGTGTCGCCATTGTCGATGGTCAGAAACTGATTGACCTCGACATTGAGTCCGCCGCCAAGGAACAACGCAAAAGCAACATCTACAAGGGTGTCATCACCCGCATCGAACCGTCACTCGAAGCCTGCTTCGTCGACTACGGTGCTGACCGTCACGGATTCCTGCCGTTCAAGGAAGTCTCCCGCGCTTTCTTCCAGCCAGGCACCGAAGTAGGCCGCGCCCGCATCCAGGACGCCCTCAAGGAAGGTCAGGAACTGATCGTCCAGGTCGACAAGGACGAACGGGGCAACAAGGGCGCCGCCCTCACCACCTACGTTTCCCTGGCCGGCCGCTACCTCGTCCTGATGCCGAACAATCCGCGTGGCGGTGGTGTTTCCCGCCGCGTTGACGGCGACGAGCGCGCTGAACTGCGCGATGTCATGGATCAGCTCGAAGTGCCCAACGGCATGAGCCTGATCGCCCGCACCGCCGCCATTGGCCGTCAGGCTGAAGAGCTGCAGTGGGACTTGAACTACCTGCTGCAACTGTGGACCGCCATCGACGGCGCCGCCCAGCAGCAAAGCGGCGCCTTCCTGATCTACCTCGAAGGCAGCCTGGTCATTCGCGCCATCCGCGACTACTTCCAGCCCGACATCGGTGAAATCCTCATCGATACCGACGAAGTCTACGAGCAGGCCCGCGCCTTCATGGGCACGGTCATGCCGGGCAACGTCAATCGCGTCAAACGCTACCGCGACGACGTGCCGCTCTTCTCTCGCTTCCAGATCGAACACCAGATCGAAACCGCCTTCGCCCGTCAGGTTAACCTGCCTTCCGGCGGCGCCATCGTCATTGACCACACCGAGGCCCTGGTTGCCGTCGATGTGAACTCGGGGCGTTCGACCAAGGGTTCCGACATCGAGGAAACGGCGCTCAAGACCAACCAGGAAGCGGCCGACGAACTGGCCCGCCAGTTGCGCCTGCGCGACCTTGGCGGCCTGATCGTCATCGACTTCATCGACATGGAAAGCCAGAAGAACCAGCGCGACGTTGAAAACCGTCTGCGCGACGGCCTGCGCTTCGACCGTGCCCGTGTCCAGATGGGCAAGATCAGCCGCTTCGGCCTGATGGAGCTGTCGCGTCAGCGCCTGCGTCCGGCCCTTGCCGAAACCAGCTACATCCCCTGCCCGCGCTGTACCGGTACCGGCCACATCCGGTCGACTGAATCGGCTGCCCTGCATATCCTGCGCATCCTCGAAGAGGAGTCGATGAAGGAAAACACCGGTGCCGTGCATGTCCAGGTCCCGGTCGATGTTGCCACCTTCCTGCTCAACGAAAAGCGCCCGGACATCCAGGCCATCGAGTTGCGCCACAAGGTCACCATCCTGCTCATTCCGAACATTCATCTCGAAACGCCGGCCCACACCATCACCCGCCTGCGCCACGATGACCTGAACCAGGATGATCTGCGCGAACCTTCCTACCGCATGGTCGACATGCCGATTGAGGAAGCCATCAAGCAGGCCACCCAGCAGGAAGCCGCCAAGCCGCGCCAGGAAGCTGCCATCAAGGGCATCTCCCCCGATCAGCCGGCCCCCATCCTGCCAGAAAAGGCCGAAGCCCCGGTGGCTGCACCGGTTCAGCCGGAAGCCGGTCTCTTCTCGAAAATCTTCTCCTGGTTCCGTTCTCCGGCCAAGCCGGTCGAACCGGTGGTCGCTCCCGAGCCGGCCAAAAAGCCGCGCGAAGGTCGTGGTGACAACCGCCGCGATCGCGATGGACGTCGCGGTGGCCGTAACGGCAACAAGCGCGATGAAGAGCGTGGCGAACGCAACAACAAGGACCGCGGCAACCGCAACGAACGCAATGTCGAAAAAGCACCGGCGGATGACGCTGCTGCCGCTGGCCATGGCGAACGTCAGGAACGCCGTCCGCGTGGCGAACGCAAGGGACGTGGCGAGCGCCCGCAAGCCGAATCCAACGAAAGCAAGCTGAATCAACAAGCTGCTTCCGCCGACGCCTCGGCCAACGTTGCTCCGCTGGCCGGCAATGGCTCGCCGGATGCTGCTGGCAGCGAAGAACAGGGCAACCGCCGTCGCGGTCGTCGTGGTGGTCGCGGTCGTGGCGAACGTCGCAACGAAACTGAGACGGCCACGCCGGTCGTCGACTCTGCCGAGACCGTCGCTGCACCGGTTCAGGCGATGACCGAAGCGGTCAGCCAGGAACCGGTTGTGGTGGTTATTCCGGCCCCGGAACCGGCCCCCCTGGCGGTGGCCGTTGTTGAGTCAGTCGCACCCGTCGCACCGGTCGCTGACGTTGCGCCGATCATCGCAGAGCCGGTGGCCGTCGCACCGGTCATAGTGATCGAAGCTGCCCCGGTCGATGTTGCACCAGTCGAGCCCGCCCCGGTTGAACCGGCGCATGTTGAAACCGTTACCGTCAGCACTCCGGTCATCGCAACCCCCGTGGTTGAACCGGTAGCTGCTCCGGAACCGGTCGACATCGCATCCGCTCTGGCCGAAAGCGGTCTGGTTCTGGTTCAGACCAGCGCCGCCAGCATCGCCGTCGCACCTGCCGAGCCTCCGGTGAAATTGGGTCGTCCGCGTAAGCCGAAGGCTGTGGTCACCGATGGTGAGCCGCTGATGATGGTTGAAACCGGCAAGTAA
- a CDS encoding tyrosine-type recombinase/integrase, which produces MDGRKIQRSTGTDDKIKAQEFHDRLKAQMWEQNRLGVKARRSWKEAVVRWLEETSEKATHQEDKRKLNWLDTYLGALMLDEITLDVIDTIRSAKLKEAAKATTNRYLALTRSILLRSRDEWEWIDKVPKIRLFKESASRERSLTREQAGRLLDELPEHQRDVVLFALATGLRQSNVLQLEWSQINLEQRHAWIHAWQSKNRRPISIPLNEAAYAVLLRQKGKHLERVFTFQGRPLNTANTRAWRKALKRAGIDNFRWHDLRHTWATWQRQAGTPTHELQRLGGWRTGAMVERYAHLAPEHLAEAASRLNSVLLGYDSATVA; this is translated from the coding sequence ATCGACGGACGAAAGATACAACGCAGTACTGGGACTGACGACAAAATCAAAGCCCAGGAATTCCACGACCGGCTAAAAGCCCAGATGTGGGAACAGAATCGTCTGGGGGTCAAAGCTCGGCGATCCTGGAAGGAAGCGGTAGTTCGTTGGCTGGAGGAAACTTCGGAGAAGGCCACGCACCAGGAGGACAAGCGCAAGCTGAATTGGCTTGATACTTACCTCGGGGCGCTGATGTTGGATGAGATCACCCTGGATGTGATCGACACCATCAGATCGGCCAAACTCAAGGAAGCGGCCAAGGCGACGACCAACCGTTATTTGGCACTGACGCGCTCCATCCTGCTCCGTTCCAGGGATGAATGGGAATGGATCGACAAGGTGCCAAAGATTAGGCTCTTTAAAGAATCTGCAAGCCGTGAACGTTCTCTAACCCGAGAGCAGGCGGGGCGTCTATTGGATGAGTTACCGGAACACCAGCGCGATGTTGTTTTATTCGCTTTGGCGACTGGACTCAGGCAAAGCAATGTCCTCCAGCTCGAATGGTCACAGATCAACCTGGAACAGCGCCATGCATGGATTCATGCCTGGCAGTCGAAGAACCGGCGACCGATTTCCATTCCGTTGAATGAGGCAGCCTATGCGGTCCTTCTTCGACAGAAGGGGAAACACCTAGAGCGCGTTTTTACGTTTCAGGGAAGGCCGTTGAACACCGCCAACACGCGTGCCTGGAGAAAGGCGCTGAAACGGGCGGGGATCGATAACTTCCGTTGGCATGATCTGAGGCATACCTGGGCAACGTGGCAACGACAGGCGGGAACACCGACTCATGAGTTACAGCGCTTGGGTGGGTGGCGAACTGGGGCAATGGTGGAGCGTTATGCTCATCTGGCTCCGGAACACCTCGCCGAAGCTGCCTCACGACTGAATTCCGTGCTCCTTGGCTACGATTCAGCTACGGTCGCCTAG
- the uvrB gene encoding excinuclease ABC subunit UvrB — translation MSETKHIIPVVCFEGSPFRLHQPFPPAGDQPEAIRQLVEGLGDGLSFQTLLGVTGSGKTYTMANVIARTGRPALVLAPNKTLAAQLYSEFKEFFPENAVEYFVSYYDYYQPEAYVPSRDLFIEKDSSINEHIEQMRLSATKSLIERRDVVIVATVSCIYGIGDRDEYHNMILTMRVGDRLDQRAIVKRLTDMQYERNDVDFHRGTFRVRGDVIDIFPAEHAEHAIRVSLFDDELEALQFFDPLTGHLLHKALRFTVFPASHYVTPRATVLRAIEAIKDELRERIDFFTRNNKLVEAQRIEQRTKFDLEMLDQIGFCKGIENYSRHFSGRQAGESPPTLIDYLPADALMFIDESHVSIGQVGGMYKGDRSRKENLVDYGFRLPSALDNRPLQFNEFEAHMRQTVFVSATPADYENQHAGQVVEQVARPTGLIDPEVIVRPASTQVDDLLEEIGKRVVVGERVLVTTLTKRMSEDLTDFLADNGIKVRYLHSDIDTVERVEIIRDLRLGEFDVLVGINLLREGLDIPEVSLVAILDADKEGFLRSERSLIQTIGRAARHIHGTAILYADTITRSMQQAIAETGRRREKQIAFNREHGITPRGVSKKIKDIIDGVYNAESAQTEQKAAQQLAIYEAMDEKTVAREIKRLEKSMLECARNLEFEKAAAARDELFRLRERVFGVARHDPDGETK, via the coding sequence ATGAGCGAAACCAAGCACATCATTCCGGTTGTCTGCTTCGAGGGTAGCCCCTTTCGATTGCACCAGCCCTTTCCACCGGCCGGCGATCAGCCCGAGGCGATTCGTCAACTGGTCGAGGGGCTGGGCGACGGCCTGTCCTTTCAGACCCTGCTCGGGGTCACCGGCTCGGGCAAGACCTACACGATGGCCAATGTCATCGCCCGCACCGGCCGCCCGGCTCTGGTTCTGGCACCCAACAAGACGCTGGCGGCGCAGTTGTATTCCGAGTTCAAGGAGTTCTTCCCGGAAAACGCTGTTGAATACTTTGTCTCTTATTACGACTACTACCAGCCGGAAGCCTACGTACCATCACGCGACCTGTTCATTGAAAAGGACAGTTCGATCAATGAACACATTGAGCAGATGCGGCTGTCGGCGACGAAAAGCCTGATCGAACGGCGCGACGTGGTGATCGTTGCCACCGTGTCGTGCATCTACGGTATCGGCGACCGCGACGAATACCACAACATGATCCTCACCATGCGCGTCGGTGACCGGCTCGACCAGCGTGCCATCGTCAAGCGCCTGACCGACATGCAGTACGAGCGCAACGACGTCGATTTTCACCGTGGCACCTTCCGCGTGCGCGGCGACGTGATCGACATTTTCCCGGCCGAACACGCGGAACACGCCATTCGCGTCTCGCTCTTCGACGACGAACTCGAAGCCTTGCAGTTTTTCGACCCGCTGACCGGCCACCTGCTGCACAAGGCGCTACGGTTCACCGTCTTCCCCGCCTCGCACTACGTCACGCCCCGCGCCACCGTGCTCCGCGCCATCGAGGCGATCAAGGATGAATTGCGCGAGCGCATCGACTTCTTCACGCGCAACAACAAGCTGGTCGAGGCCCAGCGTATCGAACAGCGCACCAAGTTCGACCTCGAAATGCTCGACCAGATCGGTTTCTGCAAGGGTATCGAGAATTATTCGCGGCATTTTTCCGGGCGCCAGGCGGGTGAATCACCGCCGACGCTGATCGACTACCTGCCGGCTGATGCCCTGATGTTCATCGACGAATCGCACGTCAGCATCGGGCAGGTCGGCGGCATGTACAAGGGTGACCGTTCGCGCAAGGAAAACCTCGTCGATTACGGCTTCCGCCTGCCTTCGGCTCTCGATAACCGGCCCTTGCAGTTCAACGAATTCGAGGCGCACATGCGGCAGACTGTTTTCGTATCGGCGACTCCGGCCGATTACGAGAACCAGCATGCCGGCCAGGTGGTCGAGCAGGTGGCGCGGCCGACCGGCTTGATTGATCCTGAGGTTATCGTGCGCCCAGCCTCGACCCAGGTCGATGATCTGCTCGAAGAAATCGGCAAGCGTGTGGTGGTCGGCGAACGGGTTCTGGTGACGACCCTGACCAAGCGGATGTCAGAAGACCTGACGGATTTTCTCGCCGACAACGGGATCAAGGTCCGTTACCTGCACTCGGACATCGATACGGTCGAGCGGGTCGAAATCATCCGCGACCTCCGTCTCGGCGAGTTCGATGTGCTGGTCGGCATCAATCTCCTGCGCGAAGGCCTCGATATACCGGAAGTCTCGCTGGTCGCCATTCTCGATGCCGACAAGGAAGGCTTTTTGCGTTCCGAACGATCATTAATTCAGACAATTGGCCGGGCCGCACGTCATATTCATGGCACAGCGATCCTTTACGCTGATACGATTACACGATCCATGCAGCAGGCGATTGCCGAAACAGGGCGGCGCCGGGAAAAGCAGATTGCCTTCAATCGTGAGCACGGCATTACACCGCGCGGGGTGTCCAAGAAAATCAAGGACATCATTGACGGGGTATATAACGCAGAATCGGCGCAGACCGAACAGAAGGCCGCCCAGCAGTTGGCAATCTACGAGGCCATGGATGAAAAGACAGTGGCCAGGGAAATCAAGCGTCTCGAAAAATCGATGCTGGAGTGCGCAAGAAACCTGGAATTCGAAAAAGCGGCGGCAGCCCGCGACGAACTGTTCCGGCTGAGGGAGCGGGTGTTCGGCGTGGCGCGACACGACCCTGATGGAGAGACAAAATGA
- a CDS encoding acyltransferase — MQNTQCKYFPAVDFLRGLGAFVILVWHYHHFYFVQPYFSPETGNPVWDFDVQPFYGWLWPFYHYGAWAVQFFWVISGFVFAHVYSNKKTGAKTFFIFRMSRLYPLHIITLAFISVLQYGSLYSTGKFQILAINDAYHFFLHLLFASNWGFEKGYSFNSPVWSISVEEIAYWCFWIIAARHGNFSAGKSLFSQS, encoded by the coding sequence ATGCAAAATACACAATGTAAGTACTTTCCTGCTGTTGATTTCCTGCGAGGCCTTGGGGCATTTGTTATTCTGGTTTGGCACTATCACCACTTTTATTTTGTCCAACCATATTTTTCCCCTGAAACAGGAAATCCGGTCTGGGACTTTGATGTTCAGCCATTCTATGGATGGCTCTGGCCTTTTTATCACTACGGAGCTTGGGCTGTTCAGTTCTTTTGGGTTATTTCTGGATTTGTATTTGCGCATGTATATTCAAATAAGAAAACGGGAGCGAAAACATTTTTCATATTCAGAATGTCAAGGCTATATCCTCTACACATTATTACTCTTGCATTTATTTCGGTCCTTCAATATGGAAGTCTGTATTCAACCGGCAAATTCCAGATTCTAGCAATAAATGATGCATATCATTTTTTTCTTCATTTGCTATTTGCTTCTAATTGGGGGTTTGAAAAAGGTTATTCATTTAATAGCCCAGTATGGTCAATATCTGTTGAAGAAATAGCTTACTGGTGTTTCTGGATAATAGCGGCTCGGCACGGAAATTTCTCCGCAGGAAAATCACTTTTTTCTCAGTCATAG
- a CDS encoding helix-turn-helix domain-containing protein, whose amino-acid sequence MDTLTLQQAAAFLKIHPVTLQEKARAGEIPGAKIGKCWVFLEIDLIEHIRSQYRRRALQGAHERNITCHSSNAKTRPAGGSKSSSTDERYNAVLGLTTKSKPRNSTTG is encoded by the coding sequence ATGGACACGCTCACCCTGCAACAGGCTGCCGCCTTCCTGAAGATTCATCCGGTCACTCTGCAAGAGAAAGCCAGGGCTGGTGAGATTCCCGGCGCCAAGATCGGTAAATGCTGGGTCTTTCTGGAAATTGACCTGATCGAGCACATCCGGTCACAATACCGGCGGCGAGCGTTGCAGGGTGCGCATGAAAGGAACATCACATGTCACTCTTCAAACGCAAAGACTCGTCCTGCTGGTGGGTCAAAATCATCATCGACGGACGAAAGATACAACGCAGTACTGGGACTGACGACAAAATCAAAGCCCAGGAATTCCACGACCGGCTAA
- a CDS encoding low molecular weight protein-tyrosine-phosphatase, whose product MSYRVLLVCMGNICRSPTAEGVFRYFIKINNLGSNVEVDSAGTHGYHVGEAPDSRTQRAAAARGYNLSQLRARKVARQDLDYFDLILAMDKSNLDNLLRMATPEQQKRIGLFMDYSHNFDDDEVPDPYYGLGHGFDLVLDMVEDASLGLVEEIKKKLGSA is encoded by the coding sequence ATGAGCTATCGCGTGCTACTTGTCTGCATGGGCAATATCTGCAGATCACCGACAGCGGAAGGCGTTTTTCGTTATTTCATAAAAATCAATAATTTGGGGAGTAATGTTGAAGTAGATTCTGCGGGAACGCACGGTTATCACGTCGGTGAGGCGCCCGATTCCCGGACGCAACGTGCTGCCGCCGCACGTGGCTATAACCTGTCACAGCTAAGGGCACGTAAGGTAGCTCGCCAGGATCTCGATTATTTCGATCTGATTCTGGCCATGGACAAGAGCAACCTCGACAACCTGTTGCGCATGGCGACGCCCGAGCAGCAAAAGCGAATCGGACTTTTCATGGACTACTCGCACAACTTCGACGACGATGAAGTGCCTGATCCCTACTACGGCCTCGGCCACGGCTTTGATCTTGTTCTCGATATGGTCGAGGATGCATCGCTGGGGCTGGTCGAAGAAATCAAGAAGAAACTCGGCAGCGCCTGA